GAGTCCAGCCGGACCATCCGCTCATCCCCACCCTGCAGAGCGCGGTGCTGGAACGCGCGGAGGTCACCGCCACAGGGGCCTTCTGGCAGGAGCAAAAGATGGACGACTTCAACTGGAACACCGACACCCGCACCACCGCCATCGCCCTGCTGAGCCTCCTGCGCCTGGATCCGGACCACCCCCTCGCCTTCCAGGCGGTGCGGGGGCTGATGGCCGCGCGGCGGGCGGACCGCTGGGAGACCACCCAGGAGACCGCCTGGGCGCTCATGGCCCTCACGGAATGGATGGTCCAGACCGGCGAGCTGGAGGGGAACTACACGTGGACGGTCCGCTTGAACGATGCGTTCCTGGGCTCCGGAACGGTGGACCCGGCGCACATCCAAGAGACCGTCACCCTGCAGCAGGACATCGCCGGTCTGCTGCGGGAGGTCGGCAACGCCCTGGAGCTTTCCCGGAGCGCCGGCCCGGGTGTGCTTTACTACACCGTCCATCTGGCTCTGGAGGAGCCGGTGGAGCGGATCGCGCCGCGCGCCCGGGGCCTGACGGTCAGCCGGCAGTATGTGCGGGCGGACGATCCATGCCTGCGGGATCGGCGGCAGCCGTGCACGCCGGTGACCTCGGCACGGGTGGGAGATCTGCTCACCGTGCGGCTGACCCTGATCGCGCCCCGGGCGGTGCACCATCTCGTGCTGGAGGATCCGTATCCGGCCGGCGCGGAGGCCATCGATCCCTCCCTGAAGACCTCCCCGACGGCGGGGCGTCCGCCGGAGCTCCAGCGGGTGGATCCCTCGGATCCCTTCGGGGGCTACGGGAGGTGGGGCTGGTGGTGGTTCGGCCATGCGGCCCTTTACGATGATCGAGCCGCCCTGTTCGCCAATTACCTGCCGCCGGGAACCTACGAATACACGTATCTCATCCGGGCCGGGTGGGCCGGCCGGTTCCAGGTGCGGCCCGCGCGCGCCTATGCGTTCTACTTCCCCGAGATCTACGGCCAGAGCGAAGGAACGATCTTCGAGATCACCCGATGATCCACGAGCCGGATGGAGAGGGACCGGACGCCTCAGGACCTGTTCCCTCTCCATCCGTCCATCGGCCCCCCTGAAAAGTCCACGCCTGGACAATTCCCCCCACTGTTGTTAGAATATAGTTAGTTTGATTTTGGTTTGAGACTAACCCCACGAGGAGGGAGGGGATGTCCCGTTCGGTGGCGGGGCTGGCAATTCTGATTCTGTTCCTGGGCGGAGGCCTCTTTTCCGACATCCCGGGCGGGAGAGCCCGGGAGAGGATGCGGCCCATGGAGGACGGTTCTCCCTCTCCATCCGCCAGCCCCACCTTCTCGATCTACCTTCCGCTCGTGCTGCGGGGAGCCGGGACAGCGCCGGCCCGCCAAGTCAATGTGCCTCAGCTTGTCGATCCCCTGGGCGCAGAATTCTCCCGTATGGCCATCTTCTGGTTCGGGAAGGTCACGCCCGTCGCGAACTACGCGGACGTCCGCGCAGCCTACACGGCCTCCGAGCTGGTGGTCTACGTGGCGATCTTCGATCGGCGGCTCTGGTTCAACCCGGACCCCAGCCCCTCTACTCTGACATCGTGGGATGCGGTCACCCTGTTCCTCCATCTGGAGGGTAACGTCGGGAGCGCACCAACCCCTTCCTCGTATCGCTTCATCGGCGGGCTGAGCAACGGGGATCGCTCCGGCCGGTATCAGACGGCGGAGCAGGGCACCGGCACCGGATGGGCGGCCCGATCCATTTCGTTCACCGCCCTCGCTGGCTGGCGGGGGGAGCGCCTGAACGATGACGGAGACGACCGGGGCTGGGCGATGACCTTCCGGATCCCCTTCGCCAGCCTGGGGCGATCCGGCCCGCCACCGGAAGGAACGGTCTGGGGGCTCGCCGTGATGGTCCACGACCGGGATGACGCGGCCGGCACGCCGATTCCGGTCACCGTCTGGCCGGAATCCATGAACCCCAATGTGCCCGCCACGTGGGGGCGGATTCATTTCGGGATGCCCGTCTACACGCCACCTTCCGCCCGACCCGGGGGGACCGTGACCATCCGCCACGGCCTGAACGGCATGGTGGTCCGGGATGCCGGCATCGGGGGATACACGAACTGCGGGGATGGGCTGGATTACTGGACCCAATGGGGTGAGACCCCCGATCCGGGACGGCCGGACTTCAACATCCAGAACCAGGTGGACATCGCGGACTGGCCGTGCTTCTCGAAGTATTATGTGATCTTCCCGCTGGACGCCATCCCTCCGGGCAAGGTGATCCTCTCCGCCACGCTCACGCTCTACCAGATGGGGAACGCCGGATCGAACCCGCCGTCCTCCTGGATCCAGGTCCTGACGACGCGGGAGGACTGGGAAGAGCGGACGCTGACCTGGAACCGCGCGCCGCTGGCCTGGGAGAACATGGGGGGGACGCGAGTGGATCCGGTGCGAAACTGGCCCGGCTGGCCCGGCATTCCTTATACCTGGGATGTGACCCGGGCGGTGGCGGAGGCCTACGCGGCCGGCCAGCCCCTCCGCCTGGCCCTTTATTCCGCCGATGGAGATTACCATTCCGGGAAATACTTCGTCTCTTCGGATACGGAGGATTGGAACGCAGGAGGCCGCCCGACCCTCACGGTGCAGTGGGGAGATCCTGCTCCCTGAAGTAGATCTCCTGGCGTAGAGGCGGAAAATTTTTCGCCCCTATGCCAGGCGAAGGCCTTCCTGGGCCACGGCCCCGGCGATCCCCCGCCCGGTCCGACGTCCCTCCTCCAGCTTGTGGGCCGATTTCACGAACACCTCCACCGGCACTGGCGCCTCGGCGAAGATCCAAATGGCCTGCTCCCGGACGGCCTCCCGGAGGGCGGGATCTTCCTCGGCGATCTCCACCACGATGTCCGCATCGCTGCGCGGCGTGGCCGTCCCCGTGGCGAAGGAGCCGAACAGGTAGATGGCGACGACCGCGGGGCACTCCGCCCGCAGCCGCTCAGCGCAGCGGCGCAGCGCCTCCAGAACCGCCTCCCGCCGCACGAACCTGCTGCTCGCAAAATACGTAAATCCGTCGCGCATCCTCGAGCGCCTGCTGGGCCTCGCCGAAGGTGTAGTAATCGACCGGAGCGCCTGTGTCAAAACCGTTAGGATAGCGGGTTGGGATGTAGTGTTTATCCAGACGCTGGGCCGCGCGGAGGAGAGCGTCAGGGATCTGGACCTGCTGCTTCAGATCGCGGAGCAAACGTGTGAGGGAGTATCCCCACCCCTCCCCTCCCATGGCCAGAAACACGGCCTTGACCGCTTTCTCCGCCGCCTGATGTGCGGCAAAGCACGCCCAATCATAGTCCCCATCCTCCAGGGCTTGCTCCGCATGCCTGAGGTCATGCGCCGCTGGCGTCAGCCAGTCCCCCGCTCGATGACCCATCGCATCCTTGCCCTCTGGATGACCGGGCACCGCTTGTCCGTCATGATAATCCAGATTCGTGTGTGCTCCCTGCGCGC
The window above is part of the Thermoflexus hugenholtzii JAD2 genome. Proteins encoded here:
- a CDS encoding DNRLRE domain-containing protein; protein product: MSRSVAGLAILILFLGGGLFSDIPGGRARERMRPMEDGSPSPSASPTFSIYLPLVLRGAGTAPARQVNVPQLVDPLGAEFSRMAIFWFGKVTPVANYADVRAAYTASELVVYVAIFDRRLWFNPDPSPSTLTSWDAVTLFLHLEGNVGSAPTPSSYRFIGGLSNGDRSGRYQTAEQGTGTGWAARSISFTALAGWRGERLNDDGDDRGWAMTFRIPFASLGRSGPPPEGTVWGLAVMVHDRDDAAGTPIPVTVWPESMNPNVPATWGRIHFGMPVYTPPSARPGGTVTIRHGLNGMVVRDAGIGGYTNCGDGLDYWTQWGETPDPGRPDFNIQNQVDIADWPCFSKYYVIFPLDAIPPGKVILSATLTLYQMGNAGSNPPSSWIQVLTTREDWEERTLTWNRAPLAWENMGGTRVDPVRNWPGWPGIPYTWDVTRAVAEAYAAGQPLRLALYSADGDYHSGKYFVSSDTEDWNAGGRPTLTVQWGDPAP
- a CDS encoding HEPN domain-containing protein — translated: MGHRAGDWLTPAAHDLRHAEQALEDGDYDWACFAAHQAAEKAVKAVFLAMGGEGWGYSLTRLLRDLKQQVQIPDALLRAAQRLDKHYIPTRYPNGFDTGAPVDYYTFGEAQQALEDARRIYVFCEQQVRAAGGGSGGAAPLR
- a CDS encoding nucleotidyltransferase family protein, with product MRREAVLEALRRCAERLRAECPAVVAIYLFGSFATGTATPRSDADIVVEIAEEDPALREAVREQAIWIFAEAPVPVEVFVKSAHKLEEGRRTGRGIAGAVAQEGLRLA